In Natronocella acetinitrilica, the following proteins share a genomic window:
- the drt3a gene encoding antiviral reverse transcriptase Drt3a codes for MSRQAFTAANLRRVYRPRRIKHSDAEVRAAADSAARQIQSGSFSWGRVTNTIANGSNVFFFKDLPSELVLSKLTMNISRAYNVNPSNRDLIIDQVRTLLTEQLPFSILTFDIKNFFENIDRYRLLRDLDLQLYLSAETRNLLTDLLKNSPFHRMRGLPRGLPISTPLSELYLAPLDQRLRQISTVYYYARFVDDIVIFCSMDPAKTIEQIHAITEDLRVPLNTKKHRQIDIQCPKANGPGQPPPPPCFPTCKCKETKGFPVHLEYLGYRFNFSSAPNGPSTSKPTPKTVEVTIAQKKIKKIKTRLARAFVDYTITEDYSLLVDRVRFLTGTFPITRRAAAGRLKGGNHFNYSRLTDSCALRELDDFKSRLVYSRRGTLGKRLSPLLTRDQKNRLARISFQYGYANAVLHRFTRRRIYDIKRCFPR; via the coding sequence ATGTCACGACAAGCCTTCACCGCCGCAAACCTGCGCCGCGTTTACCGGCCACGCCGCATTAAGCACAGCGACGCCGAAGTGCGCGCGGCAGCCGACTCGGCCGCCCGTCAGATACAAAGCGGATCGTTTTCTTGGGGGCGCGTCACCAATACCATCGCCAACGGCAGCAACGTTTTTTTCTTTAAAGACTTGCCGAGTGAACTCGTTCTCAGCAAGCTGACAATGAACATCTCAAGGGCATACAACGTTAACCCATCCAACCGCGACCTAATAATTGACCAAGTACGCACCCTGTTAACGGAGCAGCTGCCATTCTCAATCCTAACGTTTGACATCAAGAACTTCTTTGAGAATATTGACCGCTACAGACTACTCAGGGATCTAGACCTGCAACTATACCTCTCCGCGGAAACCCGAAACCTACTCACTGACCTGCTGAAGAATAGCCCATTCCACCGGATGCGAGGCCTCCCTCGTGGTCTGCCCATCAGCACCCCACTCTCAGAGTTATACTTGGCTCCTCTTGATCAACGACTAAGACAAATCTCGACGGTTTATTACTATGCTCGCTTTGTCGATGATATTGTAATTTTCTGCTCAATGGACCCCGCAAAAACAATCGAGCAGATACACGCGATCACAGAGGACCTGAGGGTACCACTGAACACAAAAAAGCACCGGCAAATTGACATCCAGTGCCCAAAAGCTAACGGACCCGGTCAGCCACCACCTCCGCCGTGCTTCCCCACGTGCAAATGCAAGGAAACCAAAGGTTTCCCCGTGCACCTCGAATATCTCGGCTATCGATTCAACTTTTCTTCGGCGCCCAACGGGCCCAGCACCTCAAAGCCAACCCCGAAAACCGTCGAAGTAACAATCGCTCAAAAGAAAATAAAAAAAATTAAAACTCGCCTCGCACGAGCCTTTGTTGATTACACAATAACGGAAGACTATTCCCTATTGGTCGATCGAGTACGGTTTCTTACAGGCACGTTCCCTATAACCCGCAGGGCGGCAGCGGGACGGCTGAAAGGAGGCAACCACTTCAATTATTCCCGTCTGACTGATAGCTGCGCCCTGCGCGAGCTCGATGACTTCAAGAGCCGGCTGGTGTATTCCCGTCGCGGCACGCTCGGAAAGAGACTTTCTCCTTTGCTAACACGGGATCAAAAGAATCGGTTAGCCCGCATTTCATTCCAATACGGTTACGCCAATGCCGTCTTGCATCGATTTACCCGCCGACGCATATATGACATCAAGAGGTGTTTCCCAAGATGA